In Lepus europaeus isolate LE1 chromosome 23, mLepTim1.pri, whole genome shotgun sequence, a single genomic region encodes these proteins:
- the LOC133752010 gene encoding endogenous retrovirus group K member 7 Env polyprotein-like: MAQDSWTGSDPLIGAPHPWCRNPGTRTRRVTLHDWRGKIQNFTRETGRRRGRERPDPIWIPERLTRRVTDKKEEEFPLAVLFRQPRDFGIIAIVTAIVASAAAAVTAGVAMASTVQTVQTINDVVKRTSDALFVQERINDHLASGVLLLNKRMDLLQAAMEDLFEVTSLGCVQRLHHMCVTPYPASLNESRKLGSYLSGNWSMEFGELQQNLTIMILQLNETRASVVTLKGFSDYILQGLQWFKEWVGVGLFGAVLLLGLLCTLFVLFRLVRSRKREKIALLQAMAAIEAGSSPAVWLSLFEEA, translated from the exons ATGGCCCAGGACTCCTGGACAGGGTCAGACCCGCTCATCggagccccccacccctggtGCCGAAACCCGGGAACTCGAACCAGACGCGTAACATTGCACGACTGGAGAGGTAAGATCCAGAACTTCACACGGGAGACGGGTCGACGTCGAGGAAGG GAACGACCAGACCCGATCTGGATTCCAGAAAGACTGACAAGGAGAGTGACagataagaaagaagaggaatTTCCTCTAGCAGTCTTGTTTCGACAGCCACGGGACTTTGGGATTATAGCCATTGTAACGGCAATTGTCGCCTCTGCCGCAGCGGCTGTTACGGCGGGAGTGGCCATGGCCTCCACTGTCCAAACTGTGCAGACTATTAATGACGTCGTAAAAAGAACATCAGACGCTCTATTTGTCCAGGAACGCATAAATGATCATCTGGCTTCGGGGGTGCTACTATTAAATAAACGCATGGACTTGCTGCAAGCagctatggaagatctttttgaagtCACCAGCCTAGGTTGCGTTCAGAGACTGCACCATATGTGTGTTACGCCATATCCGGCCTCTCTGAATGAGTCAAGAAAACTTGGGTCTTATCTATCAGGGAACTGGTCTATGGAATTTGGGGAACTTCAGCAAAATCTTACTATCATGATTTTGCAGCTGAATGAAACTAGAGCATCTGTTGTCACTCTGAAAGGgttttctgattatatattaCAGGGGTTACAATGGTTCAAAGAATGGGTGGGGGTTGGATTGTTCGGAGCTGTATTACTATTAGGGCTATTGTgtactctttttgttcttttccgatTAGTACGCAGCCGCAAGCGCGAAAAAATTGCTCTCCTGCAAGCAATGGCCGCAATTGAGGCAGGCAGTTCCCCCGCGGTTTGGCTCAGCTTGTTTGAAGAAGCTTAA
- the RANBP1 gene encoding ran-specific GTPase-activating protein, with translation MAATKDTHEDHDTSTENADESNHDPQFEPIVSLPEQEIKTLEEDEEELFKMRAKLFRFASENDLPEWKERGTGDVKLLKHKEKGTIRLLMRRDKTLKICANHYITPMMELKPNAGSDRAWVWNTHADFADECPKPELLAIRFLNAENAQKFKTKFEECRKEIEEREKKGSGTNDSAEKVAEKLQSLSVKGEHEEPAEQALEAAGEQQ, from the exons aTGGCGGCCACCAAG GACACTCACGAGGACCACGACACCTCCACGGAGAACGCGGATGAGTCCAACCACGACCCCCAGTTTGAGCCGATAGTCTCTCTTCCCGAGCAAGAAATCAAGACGctggaggaggatgaggaggaactttttaaaat GCGGGCCAAGCTCTTCCGATTCGCCTCAGAGAACGACCTCCCGGAGTGGAAGGAGCGTGGCACGGGCGACGTGAAGCTCCTGAAGCACAAGGAGAAGGGGACCATCCGCCTGCTCATGAGGAGAGACAAGACCCTGAAGATCTGCGCCAACCACTACA TCACACCAATGATGGAGTTGAAGCCGAACGCAGGCAGTGACCGCGCCTGGGTCTGGAACACCCACGCCGATTTCGCCGACGAGTGCCCCAAGCCGGAGCTGCTGGCCATCCGTTTCCTGAATGCTGAGA ATGCACAGAAATTCAAAACAAAGTTTGAAGAATGCAGGAAAGAGATCGAAGAGCGAGAAAAGAAAG GAAGCGGCACAAACGACAGCGCGGAGAAGGTGGCCGAGAAGCTCCAGTCTCTGTCCGTGAAGGGGGAGCACGAGGAGCCCGCGGAGCAGGCCCTGGAGGCCGCTGGGGAGCAGCAATGA